A genomic stretch from Pseudomonas mendocina includes:
- a CDS encoding tripartite tricarboxylate transporter permease, with protein METLNYLGQGFGVALSPYNLLTALCGTLIGTVVGLLPGLGPINGVALLIPIAFALGLPPETALILLAAVYLGCEYGGRISSILLNIPGEASAVMTTLDGYPLARQGKAGIALSISAWSSFVGGLIATCGVVIFAPLLAKWAVAFGPAEYFVLMVFAIVCLAGMAGNKPMKTAIAACIGLFLSCVGIDSNSGVYRFTFGSLGLSDGIQFVVLVLGLFSVSEILVLLERTHHGQKTLEAKGRMLFNLKEGASVLLTNLRSGSLGFILGILPGAGATLASAVAYMTEKRLAVKENKFGDGDLRGLAAPETANSASACGSMVPMLTLGVPGSGTTAVMLGALTLYNITPGPLLFQNQPDIVWGLIASLFVANVMLIVMNIPMIKIFTKILAVPYWALVPAIAIITSIGVYAVHATTFDLFLMVGIGIAGYILRKMDFPLSAVLLGFILGGLMEQNLRRALSISNGELGILFASPITWGVWTLIAVMIALPFWRNWRKRSQPKVA; from the coding sequence ATGGAAACGCTTAACTATCTTGGCCAGGGCTTCGGTGTCGCTCTGAGCCCTTACAACCTGCTGACAGCCCTGTGCGGCACACTGATCGGTACCGTCGTCGGCCTGCTCCCGGGGCTCGGACCGATCAACGGTGTAGCACTGCTGATCCCGATTGCCTTCGCCCTCGGTCTGCCACCGGAAACGGCGCTGATTCTGCTGGCTGCGGTGTATCTGGGCTGCGAATACGGCGGACGGATTTCCTCAATCCTGCTCAATATCCCTGGTGAAGCCTCTGCGGTAATGACCACCCTGGACGGCTACCCGCTGGCTCGTCAGGGCAAAGCGGGGATTGCCCTGTCAATCTCGGCCTGGAGCTCGTTTGTCGGCGGTCTGATTGCCACCTGCGGCGTAGTCATCTTTGCCCCGCTGCTGGCGAAATGGGCGGTGGCCTTCGGCCCGGCTGAGTACTTTGTGCTGATGGTGTTTGCCATCGTCTGCCTGGCTGGGATGGCCGGCAACAAACCGATGAAGACGGCGATTGCCGCCTGTATCGGTCTGTTCCTGTCCTGCGTCGGCATCGACTCCAACAGCGGCGTGTACCGTTTCACCTTCGGCAGCCTCGGTCTGTCCGATGGCATCCAGTTTGTCGTGTTGGTGCTCGGCCTGTTCTCAGTAAGCGAGATTCTGGTGCTGCTGGAGCGCACCCATCACGGTCAGAAAACCCTTGAAGCCAAAGGCCGCATGCTGTTCAACCTCAAAGAAGGCGCCTCCGTTCTGCTGACCAATCTGCGCAGCGGCAGCCTTGGCTTTATTCTCGGCATTTTGCCGGGCGCCGGTGCGACCCTGGCCAGCGCCGTGGCCTACATGACAGAAAAACGCCTGGCGGTTAAAGAAAACAAATTCGGTGATGGCGACCTGCGCGGTCTGGCAGCCCCGGAAACCGCCAACAGCGCCTCAGCTTGCGGCTCCATGGTCCCGATGCTGACCCTGGGTGTACCGGGTTCAGGCACAACCGCCGTGATGCTTGGCGCACTGACGCTGTACAACATCACACCGGGTCCGCTGCTGTTCCAGAACCAGCCGGATATTGTCTGGGGGCTGATCGCCTCTCTCTTCGTGGCCAACGTGATGCTCATCGTGATGAATATCCCGATGATCAAAATCTTCACCAAGATTCTGGCCGTCCCCTACTGGGCGCTGGTTCCGGCGATTGCGATCATCACCTCTATCGGCGTTTACGCCGTGCATGCCACCACCTTCGATCTGTTCCTGATGGTGGGCATCGGCATTGCCGGTTACATCCTACGCAAGATGGACTTTCCGCTGTCTGCGGTGCTGTTGGGCTTTATTCTGGGCGGGCTTATGGAGCAAAATCTGCGCCGCGCTCTATCCATCTCCAACGGTGAACTGGGCATCCTCTTTGCCAGCCCGATTACATGGGGCGTATGGACACTGATTGCGGTCATGATTGCTCTGCCCTTCTGGCGCAACTGGCGTAAACGCAGCCAACCAAAAGTAGCCTGA
- a CDS encoding AbrB family transcriptional regulator, protein MPDPHENPKHIRNWWLTPLVGGLGGYLASLIGWPLPWIIGSLLAVILFRCFGPAIREIPGGRQTGQWLVSTSIGLHFTYEVFQQVITHLPLIIIGSLGTLALSLIGIVILRRGGTDKATAFFASMPGGATEMVNMARGYDADSARIAAAHSLRLLMVVLLIPALFTWSLPAVQPPQPAEVNWPWLLGLLFAGAVLARVWRLLKQPSPWMLGPIIVSATASVVFNLHLGLPSWLGHVGQWLIGCALGCHFSREFFRTAPAFMTRIFVFSLLAIAGAALLGLGLGWISGVESVSLMLGLMPGGITELSLTAEALHLSVAMVSALQILRLFLQLFLARPVFNLWLRKGEKA, encoded by the coding sequence ATGCCCGACCCGCACGAAAATCCCAAGCACATCCGCAATTGGTGGCTAACGCCGCTTGTAGGTGGGCTTGGCGGGTACCTGGCCAGCCTAATTGGCTGGCCATTGCCCTGGATCATCGGCTCCCTGTTGGCCGTTATTCTGTTCCGCTGTTTCGGCCCGGCCATCCGCGAAATCCCCGGCGGTCGGCAAACCGGGCAATGGCTTGTGTCCACCAGCATCGGCCTGCATTTCACTTACGAAGTATTCCAGCAGGTGATCACGCACCTGCCACTGATCATCATCGGATCACTCGGCACACTGGCGTTAAGCCTGATCGGCATCGTCATTCTGCGCCGGGGCGGCACGGATAAAGCCACCGCGTTCTTCGCCAGCATGCCCGGCGGCGCGACGGAAATGGTCAACATGGCGCGCGGTTACGACGCCGACTCTGCCCGAATCGCTGCGGCCCACAGCCTGCGCCTGCTGATGGTGGTGTTGCTGATTCCGGCGCTGTTCACTTGGTCGCTGCCCGCCGTGCAGCCACCTCAACCCGCCGAGGTCAACTGGCCGTGGCTGCTTGGCTTACTCTTTGCGGGTGCTGTGCTGGCCAGGGTCTGGCGACTGTTGAAGCAGCCCAGCCCGTGGATGCTTGGCCCCATCATCGTCAGTGCAACCGCCAGTGTGGTGTTTAACCTGCACTTGGGGCTGCCTTCGTGGCTCGGCCATGTGGGGCAATGGCTGATTGGTTGCGCGCTGGGCTGCCACTTCAGCCGAGAGTTCTTTCGCACTGCTCCGGCATTTATGACGCGCATCTTCGTGTTCAGCCTGCTGGCCATTGCGGGCGCTGCGCTGCTGGGGCTCGGATTGGGCTGGATCAGTGGGGTTGAGTCAGTCTCGCTGATGCTGGGCCTGATGCCCGGCGGCATTACCGAACTGAGCCTGACAGCTGAGGCCTTGCACCTGTCTGTGGCGATGGTCTCAGCCTTGCAGATATTGCGCCTGTTTCTGCAACTGTTTTTGGCAAGACCGGTGTTCAATCTGTGGCTGCGCAAGGGTGAAAAAGCCTAG